A single genomic interval of Thermus antranikianii DSM 12462 harbors:
- a CDS encoding SAM hydrolase/SAM-dependent halogenase family protein produces MRPVFFLSDFGLEDPYVGVVKAVLWEKAPGVPVLDLAHALPPQDLRRAAYALFEALPYLPEQAVILAVVDPGVGTSRRAIAALGRRLYVGPDNGLFTLAWLLDPPTRAYEIARISPPSPKGVLPLPGWAPGGHTFHGRDLFAPAAAHLALGLAPEELGPEVPAQDLTRLPLTLTPGPEGEILTFDRFGNAITTLLEAPLDSLVEVAGKRIPIRKTFGQVEVGEAVAYLGSGGLLEIALNRGNAKEALGLREGMPVVILPPPSGPPHPTDPPP; encoded by the coding sequence ATGCGCCCCGTCTTCTTCCTCTCCGATTTTGGCCTCGAGGACCCCTACGTGGGCGTGGTCAAGGCCGTCCTCTGGGAAAAAGCCCCCGGGGTACCCGTCCTGGACCTGGCCCACGCCTTACCCCCCCAGGACCTGCGCCGGGCTGCCTACGCCCTTTTTGAGGCCCTCCCCTACCTGCCGGAACAGGCGGTGATCCTGGCGGTGGTGGACCCTGGGGTGGGCACGAGCCGGCGGGCCATCGCCGCCCTAGGGAGGCGGCTTTACGTGGGGCCTGACAACGGCCTTTTCACCCTGGCCTGGCTTCTGGACCCACCCACCCGAGCCTACGAGATCGCCCGCATCTCCCCCCCAAGCCCCAAGGGCGTCCTCCCCCTGCCAGGCTGGGCCCCGGGGGGCCACACCTTCCACGGCCGCGACCTCTTCGCCCCCGCCGCTGCCCACCTGGCCCTAGGGCTGGCTCCGGAGGAGCTTGGACCGGAGGTGCCCGCCCAGGATCTAACACGCCTTCCCCTCACCCTCACCCCAGGCCCAGAAGGGGAGATCCTCACCTTTGACCGCTTCGGCAACGCCATCACCACCCTCCTCGAGGCTCCCTTGGACAGCCTGGTGGAGGTGGCGGGGAAACGCATCCCCATCCGCAAAACCTTCGGCCAGGTGGAAGTGGGGGAGGCCGTGGCCTACCTGGGAAGCGGAGGCCTCCTGGAGATCGCCCTCAACCGGGGAAACGCCAAGGAGGCCCTAGGGCTAAGGGAAGGGATGCCCGTGGTCATACTTCCTCCACCCAGCGGGCCACCTCACCCAACAGATCCGCCGCCGTGA
- a CDS encoding FUN14 domain-containing protein — protein MELPDLSPYLGQVTFGGLAGYAVGYALKKLGRLLAVALGLLFVAVQLLAQAGYIQVDWTRIQRDVEPLLQQPGLQSLWERLLTTLTYNLPFGASFVGGLILGLRAG, from the coding sequence GTGGAGCTACCCGACCTAAGCCCTTACCTGGGGCAGGTGACCTTTGGCGGCCTGGCGGGGTATGCGGTGGGCTACGCCTTGAAAAAGCTGGGCCGCCTCCTGGCCGTGGCCCTCGGCCTCCTCTTCGTGGCCGTGCAGCTTTTGGCCCAGGCGGGCTACATCCAGGTGGACTGGACCCGCATCCAAAGGGATGTGGAGCCTCTCCTCCAGCAACCGGGCTTGCAGAGCCTGTGGGAGAGGCTCCTCACCACCCTCACCTACAACCTGCCCTTCGGGGCTAGCTTCGTGGGTGGGTTGATCCTGGGCCTGCGGGCCGGCTGA
- a CDS encoding asparaginase: MNAWVYAYRGQEVENRHRISLAIHGPKGLLAYAGNPGLWAYMRSSAKPFQALALFLTGAVERFGITEEEVALATASHDGTPRHVAVASGFLTKLGLGPEVLVCGVHPPSSREARKALEEAGQSPTPLHHNCSGKHAGMLAASLALGASPEGYENPDHPVQVLNRKTLRELSGVEPLLAIDGCSVPTFSLPLSRAARAFYLLAVPERALEAYREPLRKVQQIMRRHPELVAGPGSIDTLLMERLPVVAKRGADGYYGLALLESPHGPLGIALKVEDGSAQAREVAVVALLRLLGLDPGPTPWDQPERRNYRGLQVGYLKAHLELTWV, translated from the coding sequence GTGAACGCTTGGGTCTACGCCTACCGCGGCCAAGAGGTGGAAAACCGGCACCGCATTTCCCTGGCCATCCACGGGCCAAAGGGCCTACTGGCCTATGCGGGAAACCCCGGGTTATGGGCCTACATGCGCTCCTCGGCCAAGCCCTTCCAGGCCCTGGCCCTCTTCCTCACGGGGGCGGTGGAGCGGTTTGGCATCACGGAGGAGGAAGTGGCCCTGGCCACCGCCAGCCACGACGGCACCCCCCGCCATGTGGCGGTGGCTTCCGGCTTCTTAACCAAGCTGGGCCTCGGCCCTGAGGTCCTGGTCTGCGGGGTCCACCCCCCCTCCTCCAGGGAGGCCCGGAAGGCCCTGGAGGAAGCCGGGCAAAGCCCCACGCCCCTCCACCACAATTGCTCGGGGAAGCATGCGGGCATGCTGGCCGCAAGCCTGGCCCTGGGGGCTAGCCCCGAAGGCTACGAGAACCCCGACCACCCGGTCCAGGTCCTGAACCGGAAGACCCTGAGGGAGCTCTCCGGGGTGGAGCCCCTCCTGGCCATCGACGGGTGTAGCGTCCCCACCTTTTCCCTACCTCTTTCCCGGGCTGCCCGGGCCTTTTACCTCCTGGCGGTGCCGGAAAGGGCCCTCGAGGCGTACCGGGAACCCCTCCGCAAGGTGCAGCAGATCATGCGCCGCCACCCCGAGCTGGTGGCAGGACCCGGGAGCATCGACACCCTCCTGATGGAGCGCCTGCCGGTGGTGGCCAAGCGGGGGGCCGATGGCTACTACGGCCTGGCCCTTCTGGAAAGCCCCCACGGGCCCCTGGGGATCGCCTTGAAGGTGGAAGACGGCTCGGCCCAGGCCCGGGAGGTGGCGGTGGTGGCCCTCCTCCGGCTCCTGGGCTTGGATCCCGGGCCCACCCCTTGGGACCAGCCCGAACGCAGGAACTACCGGGGGCTCCAGGTGGGCTATCTGAAGGCCCACCTGGAACTCACCTGGGTCTAG
- a CDS encoding ABC transporter permease translates to MAAAELLEISLRSLWVAGLATLLAALPAVPLGLWLALKGGGGVFGRILLYAGLALPSVVVGLFFYLLLSRSGPLGSLGLLYTPYAMVLAEAVLAFPLIAAFVLSGARGRVEEVRLLVRSLGGKEGQVLPTLFWESRRILAAALAAGFGGAISEVGAATLVGGDIRHHTRVLTTAIVVETRKGELESALALGFILLGVALLVTALLVILERE, encoded by the coding sequence GTGGCGGCCGCTGAGCTTTTGGAGATTTCCTTGCGCAGCCTCTGGGTGGCGGGGCTTGCCACCTTGCTGGCGGCTCTTCCCGCCGTGCCCTTGGGACTTTGGCTGGCCTTGAAGGGGGGTGGGGGGGTTTTCGGGCGGATTCTCCTCTACGCCGGCCTTGCCCTCCCCTCCGTGGTGGTGGGGCTTTTCTTCTACCTCCTCCTTTCCCGCTCGGGCCCTTTGGGATCCTTGGGCCTCCTCTACACTCCCTATGCCATGGTGCTGGCGGAGGCGGTCTTGGCCTTCCCCCTCATCGCCGCCTTCGTGCTTTCGGGGGCCAGGGGCAGGGTGGAGGAGGTGCGGCTTTTGGTGCGGAGCCTGGGGGGCAAGGAGGGCCAGGTGCTTCCCACCCTGTTCTGGGAAAGCCGCCGCATCCTGGCCGCCGCCTTGGCCGCCGGCTTCGGCGGGGCCATCAGCGAAGTGGGGGCGGCCACCTTGGTGGGCGGGGATATCCGCCACCACACCCGGGTCCTTACCACGGCCATCGTGGTGGAAACCCGAAAGGGGGAGCTGGAAAGCGCCTTGGCCCTAGGGTTTATTCTCCTGGGGGTGGCCCTCTTGGTCACCGCCCTGCTGGTTATCCTGGAGCGGGAATGA
- a CDS encoding substrate-binding domain-containing protein yields the protein MRFVLAPLLLALASVPALGLRLATTTSVYDSGLLDRLLPAFGRATGVRVEVLAVGTGQALRLAERKDVDAVLVHAPDLEGEALERGIIAQPFCLAQNSFLLVGPKRDPARIRGVGDVLEALRRIARAQAPFVSRGDRSGTHLKELELWRKAGLTPRGGWYLESGAGMGQTLVLAAEKGAYTLSDLATHLTVGRKRGLEALYQREDPLLLNQYTYYLVPQGAKAEEAEALRRFLATEEAARLVEGLRVGGIPLFKPLRGRCIIPRGGGR from the coding sequence ATGCGCTTTGTCCTAGCGCCCTTGCTGCTGGCCCTGGCTTCGGTTCCAGCCCTGGGGCTTAGGCTCGCCACCACCACCAGCGTCTACGACTCGGGGCTTTTGGACCGGCTTTTGCCGGCCTTCGGGCGGGCTACGGGGGTTCGGGTGGAGGTTTTGGCCGTGGGCACGGGGCAGGCCTTGCGGTTGGCCGAGCGTAAGGATGTGGATGCGGTCCTGGTCCATGCCCCGGACCTCGAGGGGGAAGCCTTGGAGCGCGGCATCATTGCCCAGCCCTTCTGCCTGGCCCAGAATAGCTTCCTCCTGGTGGGGCCAAAAAGGGATCCCGCCCGGATCCGGGGGGTAGGGGATGTCCTGGAGGCCTTGCGGCGGATTGCCCGGGCCCAGGCTCCCTTCGTGTCCCGGGGGGATCGCTCGGGCACCCACCTGAAGGAGCTGGAGCTCTGGCGGAAGGCAGGCCTAACCCCCCGAGGAGGCTGGTACCTGGAGTCGGGGGCGGGCATGGGCCAGACCCTGGTTCTGGCGGCGGAGAAGGGAGCCTACACCCTCTCCGACCTGGCCACCCACCTCACCGTGGGCCGCAAACGGGGCCTGGAGGCCCTTTATCAGCGGGAGGATCCCCTTCTCCTGAACCAGTACACCTATTACCTGGTGCCTCAGGGGGCGAAGGCGGAGGAGGCGGAGGCCCTGCGCCGCTTCCTGGCCACGGAGGAGGCGGCCCGGTTGGTGGAGGGTTTGCGGGTGGGGGGGATCCCGCTCTTTAAGCCCTTGAGGGGGCGGTGTATCATCCCCAGAGGTGGCGGCCGCTGA
- a CDS encoding HD domain-containing protein: MPSFAEALALMEAWTESESLRRHMRAVEVAMRAYARRFGGDEELWAMAGVLHDMDYEKYPQEHPYRGVEELRRLGYPEEVLEAILGHASYTGVPRRTLMAKALFAVDELTGLITAAVYVRPDRSILGLELSSLKKKFKDKAFARGVNREEIRMGAEDLGLSLDEHMAFVLEAMRKEAELLGLK; this comes from the coding sequence ATGCCGAGCTTTGCGGAAGCCCTAGCCCTCATGGAAGCCTGGACGGAAAGCGAGTCCCTGAGGCGGCACATGCGGGCGGTGGAGGTGGCCATGCGGGCCTATGCCCGCCGCTTCGGGGGGGACGAGGAGCTTTGGGCCATGGCCGGGGTCCTGCACGACATGGACTACGAGAAGTACCCCCAGGAGCATCCCTACCGGGGGGTGGAGGAGCTGAGGCGCCTGGGCTACCCGGAGGAGGTCTTGGAGGCCATCCTGGGCCACGCCTCCTACACCGGGGTACCCCGCAGGACCCTGATGGCCAAGGCCCTCTTCGCGGTGGACGAGCTTACGGGCTTGATCACCGCCGCGGTCTATGTGCGCCCGGACCGCTCCATCCTGGGCCTGGAGCTTTCCAGCTTGAAGAAAAAGTTCAAGGACAAGGCCTTCGCCCGGGGGGTGAACCGGGAGGAGATCCGGATGGGGGCCGAGGACCTGGGCCTTTCCCTGGACGAGCACATGGCCTTTGTCCTCGAGGCCATGAGGAAGGAAGCGGAGCTACTGGGCCTAAAGTAG
- a CDS encoding cold-shock protein encodes MKKGTVKWFNAEKGYGFIQQEEGPDVFVHFTAIEAEGFRTLNEGDRVEFEVEAGRGGKGPQAKKVRRL; translated from the coding sequence ATGAAGAAGGGTACCGTCAAGTGGTTTAACGCGGAAAAAGGCTACGGGTTCATCCAGCAGGAAGAGGGTCCGGATGTGTTTGTGCACTTCACGGCCATCGAGGCCGAGGGGTTTCGCACCCTGAACGAGGGGGACCGGGTGGAGTTCGAGGTGGAGGCCGGCCGGGGCGGCAAGGGCCCCCAGGCCAAGAAGGTCCGCCGCCTCTAA
- a CDS encoding ubiquitin-like small modifier protein 1 has translation MPKVNLYATFRDLVGKGQVQVEGRTVGEVLEALIKAYPALKEELFEGEGLAERVSVFLEGRDVRYLNGLATPLTEEATLDLFPPVAGGTFAQRFGALPAWLLERYLSEWGGRKLEEGVYALPGARVRFAEAEPLRVGSLSLPQIEVEVEGEAAEAWFGRIHLAAARGGG, from the coding sequence ATGCCTAAGGTGAACCTGTACGCCACTTTCCGAGACCTGGTGGGCAAGGGCCAGGTCCAGGTGGAGGGAAGAACGGTTGGGGAAGTTTTGGAGGCCTTGATCAAGGCCTATCCGGCCCTAAAGGAGGAGCTCTTCGAAGGCGAGGGCCTAGCTGAACGGGTCTCGGTTTTCCTGGAGGGCCGGGATGTGCGTTACCTAAATGGGCTTGCCACCCCCCTGACGGAGGAAGCCACCTTGGACCTCTTCCCCCCGGTGGCGGGCGGAACCTTCGCCCAGCGCTTCGGGGCTTTGCCCGCCTGGCTCTTGGAAAGGTACCTCAGCGAATGGGGTGGGAGAAAGCTGGAGGAGGGAGTCTACGCCCTCCCCGGGGCCCGGGTGCGCTTTGCCGAGGCGGAACCCTTAAGGGTGGGAAGCCTCTCCCTCCCCCAGATCGAGGTGGAGGTGGAAGGGGAGGCAGCGGAAGCCTGGTTCGGCCGCATCCACCTGGCGGCAGCCCGGGGGGGAGGTTAA
- a CDS encoding ATP-binding cassette domain-containing protein — MSPVLKAQGLVHRYGDFRLEVPYLEVHPGEILAVLGPSGSGKTTLLRLLAGLLPPEEGQVEGEFRAYLPQTPPLLRRSVLENAAFGLLLRGVPRRQALARAFRLLEQVGLEGKARQPAHLLSGGEVVRLALARTLLVEPAALLLDEPTASLDPANTLKVEALLQEAARGGRGVVLATHDLFQVRRLAHRVVFLFQGQVVEEAPVDRFFQSPRDSRSQAFLEGRLLP, encoded by the coding sequence ATGAGTCCGGTTTTAAAGGCCCAGGGGTTGGTCCACCGCTACGGGGATTTTCGCCTCGAGGTTCCCTACCTCGAGGTGCACCCCGGGGAGATCCTGGCGGTGCTAGGGCCTTCGGGAAGCGGCAAGACCACCCTTCTCCGCCTCCTTGCCGGCCTCCTGCCCCCGGAGGAGGGGCAGGTGGAAGGGGAGTTCCGGGCCTACCTGCCCCAGACCCCACCCCTTCTTCGGCGTAGCGTCCTAGAAAACGCTGCCTTTGGCCTGTTGCTCCGGGGAGTGCCCCGGCGCCAGGCCCTGGCCCGGGCCTTTAGGCTCCTGGAACAGGTGGGTTTGGAGGGCAAGGCCCGTCAGCCCGCCCATCTCCTCTCCGGGGGGGAGGTGGTGCGCCTGGCCCTGGCCAGGACGCTTCTGGTGGAGCCTGCAGCCCTGTTACTGGACGAGCCCACCGCCAGCCTGGACCCCGCCAACACCCTGAAGGTGGAGGCCTTGCTCCAGGAGGCGGCCAGGGGAGGCCGGGGGGTGGTCCTGGCCACCCACGACCTCTTCCAGGTGCGCAGGCTGGCCCATAGGGTGGTCTTCCTCTTCCAGGGCCAGGTGGTGGAGGAAGCCCCCGTGGACCGGTTTTTCCAAAGCCCAAGGGACTCGAGGAGCCAAGCCTTTTTGGAGGGACGGCTGCTTCCTTAA
- a CDS encoding aldehyde ferredoxin oxidoreductase family protein, translating to MLGGYAHRIARINLSTGQVEYFAPDPKDLEMYVGGRGLGVKYVFENGPKVDPLGPDNLLCIMNGPLSGTRAKMSGRLAVVTKSPLTGTVTDSHMGGWTAAKLKWAGFDGLLIKGASDKPVYLLVKDGEVTIHDASDLWGKTTHETHRILRERHGEDADVMAIGPAGENLVRFANWINNDERAAGRGGTGAVAGSKKLKAIVVVGKQENMPQPKDPELWREADRQASATINDPKNVTAPKKGGLSLYGTNVLMNITNVMGALPTFNAQHTCIEGVQTISGEYIREHRLIKDNTCHACPVACKKMVEIHINGKTIRFESYEYESAWALGAHSGHTDTDWTGYAIYLCNAYGLDTIETGNAIAVLMEATEKGYYQGPDGIRFGDKEGEARIIEAIAYRRGVGDGLAEGPARWAKAIGHPEIALEVKGQSIPAYDPRGLKGMGIAYATSNRGACHLRAYTPASEILGIPYKTDPLAWEGKGKLTKLLQDLSAFTDSLDLCKFSQFAEGPEEYAKQLSAYWGRPVTPEEILLIGERIYNLERYYNNLAGWAEGSDYLPERFLKEPSDCAGSKGQLTELDLMLQEYYQERGWEKGVVPPAKLQALGILSAAADD from the coding sequence ATGCTCGGCGGATATGCCCATAGGATCGCCCGTATCAACCTCTCTACAGGCCAGGTGGAGTACTTCGCCCCCGATCCCAAGGACCTGGAGATGTATGTGGGCGGAAGGGGTCTAGGGGTTAAGTACGTGTTTGAAAACGGGCCCAAAGTAGACCCCCTGGGCCCCGATAACCTCCTCTGCATCATGAATGGCCCTCTTTCCGGCACGCGGGCCAAGATGTCGGGGCGCCTGGCCGTGGTCACCAAAAGCCCCCTCACGGGCACGGTAACGGATAGCCACATGGGGGGTTGGACCGCGGCCAAGCTGAAGTGGGCGGGGTTTGATGGACTCCTCATCAAGGGAGCCTCGGATAAACCCGTTTACCTACTGGTGAAGGATGGGGAGGTCACCATCCACGATGCCTCGGACCTATGGGGCAAGACCACCCATGAAACCCACCGCATCCTGCGGGAACGCCACGGGGAGGATGCCGACGTGATGGCCATCGGCCCCGCTGGGGAGAACCTGGTCCGCTTCGCCAACTGGATCAACAACGACGAGCGTGCTGCGGGCCGAGGGGGCACCGGGGCGGTGGCGGGAAGCAAAAAGCTCAAGGCCATCGTGGTGGTGGGCAAGCAGGAGAACATGCCCCAACCCAAGGACCCCGAGCTCTGGCGGGAGGCCGACCGCCAGGCCTCGGCCACCATCAACGACCCCAAGAACGTGACCGCCCCCAAGAAGGGTGGGCTTTCCCTCTACGGCACCAACGTGCTCATGAACATCACCAACGTGATGGGAGCCCTGCCCACCTTCAACGCCCAGCACACCTGCATCGAAGGGGTACAGACCATCTCCGGAGAGTACATCCGCGAGCACCGCCTTATCAAGGACAACACCTGCCACGCCTGCCCCGTGGCCTGCAAGAAGATGGTGGAGATCCACATCAACGGCAAGACCATCCGCTTCGAATCCTACGAGTACGAGTCCGCCTGGGCCTTGGGGGCCCACTCCGGCCACACCGACACCGACTGGACCGGGTACGCCATCTACCTCTGCAACGCCTACGGCCTGGACACCATCGAGACAGGCAACGCCATCGCCGTCCTCATGGAGGCCACGGAGAAGGGCTACTACCAGGGTCCCGATGGGATCCGCTTTGGGGACAAGGAGGGCGAGGCCCGCATCATCGAGGCCATCGCCTACCGCCGGGGAGTAGGGGACGGCCTGGCGGAGGGCCCAGCCCGCTGGGCCAAGGCCATCGGCCACCCCGAGATTGCCCTCGAGGTCAAGGGGCAATCCATCCCCGCCTACGACCCCAGGGGGCTCAAGGGCATGGGCATCGCCTACGCCACCTCCAACCGGGGGGCCTGCCACCTCCGGGCCTACACCCCTGCCTCGGAGATCCTAGGCATCCCCTACAAGACCGACCCCTTGGCCTGGGAAGGGAAGGGGAAGCTCACCAAACTCCTTCAGGATCTTTCGGCTTTCACCGATTCCTTGGACCTTTGCAAGTTCAGCCAGTTCGCCGAGGGTCCCGAGGAGTACGCCAAGCAGCTTTCCGCCTACTGGGGCCGGCCCGTGACCCCCGAGGAGATCCTCCTCATCGGGGAGCGCATTTATAACCTAGAGCGCTACTACAACAACCTGGCAGGCTGGGCGGAGGGCTCCGACTACCTGCCCGAGCGCTTCCTCAAGGAACCCTCCGACTGCGCAGGCTCCAAGGGCCAGCTCACGGAGCTGGACCTGATGTTGCAGGAGTACTACCAGGAGCGGGGTTGGGAGAAGGGGGTGGTGCCCCCGGCCAAGCTCCAGGCCTTGGGCATCCTGTCCGCCGCCGCGGACGACTAA
- a CDS encoding tetratricopeptide repeat protein codes for MRLIGGLLVLLGLHLLSLAWAQEAEEFFARCQRLYQQGALESAQATCELALTSDPEHRPSLLLLARIHLERGDLAQVEGYLGRLGDEPEAQLLRARLLLQKGQAAEVLRLSLPPGPEANLLRAMALEALHRYEEALKLAQGLPSTPEARLLLSRLHLALGRPQEGLTFLGSTLVERLERGRLLFLSGKPQEAIPLLEGLLPELSAQPGLQGQALSLLALAYLGQGQLVQGQAALKQLSTLENLPARFLAQAWPWLLVFLAFLLLVLLGESRIEPLRTLEVVEDPLPGPGSLYLTLLGTLLLALLLAAFLGKILFANALALVTPYQKDLILPGFYLFYSLLLFASLFLQRGFRKRLPALLGPWPSWIEGFWVGPALVLLLFLYGWIREPLGLGTLPLNLLAFLGLALMEPFFRGLVPLVLKERYRDLAPYLTALLFAVAVPGPTFLLLLLGAGLLWAKERAEGTLGLALGWVVAGVILALFPAAWLRSF; via the coding sequence ATGAGGCTTATCGGGGGATTGCTGGTTCTCTTGGGCCTACACCTCCTCTCTCTCGCTTGGGCCCAGGAAGCCGAAGAGTTTTTCGCCCGTTGCCAGCGCCTATACCAACAAGGGGCGCTGGAAAGCGCCCAGGCCACCTGCGAGCTGGCCCTCACCAGCGATCCGGAGCACCGGCCAAGCCTCCTCCTTCTCGCCCGCATCCACCTGGAAAGGGGGGACCTCGCGCAGGTGGAAGGCTACCTGGGACGCCTGGGGGATGAGCCGGAGGCCCAGCTCCTTCGCGCCCGGCTGCTTTTGCAAAAGGGCCAGGCCGCCGAGGTGCTAAGGCTTTCCCTCCCCCCGGGGCCCGAGGCCAACCTCCTCCGGGCCATGGCCCTCGAGGCCCTCCACCGGTACGAGGAAGCCTTGAAGCTGGCCCAAGGCTTGCCCTCCACCCCCGAGGCACGCCTTTTGCTGTCCCGGCTCCATCTAGCCCTGGGAAGGCCCCAGGAGGGTCTCACCTTTCTGGGCTCCACCCTTGTGGAGAGGCTGGAGCGAGGCCGCCTCCTCTTCCTCTCGGGGAAGCCCCAGGAGGCCATCCCCCTTCTGGAAGGGCTCTTGCCGGAGCTTTCGGCCCAGCCAGGGTTGCAAGGCCAAGCCCTTTCCCTCCTGGCCTTGGCCTACCTGGGGCAGGGGCAGCTCGTCCAAGGACAAGCGGCCTTGAAACAGCTTTCTACCCTGGAAAACCTCCCGGCCCGCTTCCTGGCCCAGGCTTGGCCTTGGCTTCTCGTCTTCCTGGCCTTTTTGCTCCTGGTCCTCCTGGGGGAAAGCCGCATAGAGCCCTTGCGCACCCTCGAGGTGGTGGAGGATCCCCTGCCGGGTCCGGGAAGCCTTTACCTGACCCTCCTGGGCACCCTCCTCCTGGCCCTCCTCCTGGCCGCCTTCCTAGGCAAAATCCTTTTCGCCAACGCCCTGGCCCTGGTCACCCCTTACCAGAAGGACCTGATCCTCCCTGGCTTTTACCTGTTCTATAGCCTCCTGCTCTTCGCAAGCCTCTTTCTCCAGAGAGGCTTCCGCAAGCGCCTTCCTGCCCTTCTGGGTCCCTGGCCAAGCTGGATCGAGGGGTTTTGGGTGGGGCCGGCCCTGGTCCTCCTCCTTTTCCTCTACGGGTGGATCCGGGAGCCCTTGGGGCTAGGCACCCTCCCCTTAAACCTCCTCGCCTTTTTGGGCCTAGCCCTCATGGAGCCCTTCTTCCGGGGTCTGGTCCCCTTGGTCCTTAAGGAACGGTACCGGGACCTTGCCCCCTACCTGACGGCCTTGCTCTTCGCCGTAGCCGTACCCGGGCCCACCTTCCTTCTCCTCCTCCTGGGGGCGGGCCTCCTCTGGGCCAAGGAGCGGGCAGAGGGCACCCTGGGTCTGGCCTTGGGCTGGGTGGTGGCGGGGGTGATCCTGGCCCTTTTTCCCGCCGCCTGGCTCCGGAGCTTCTGA
- the surE gene encoding 5'/3'-nucleotidase SurE, giving the protein MRILVSNDDGIFSPGIKALGLAMRALGEVCVVAPDVEQSAVGHGITVRRPLRFKHTASAGFGEIPAYRVDGTPADCVVLGVHLLGRPDLVVSGINIGVNLGLDLTHSGTVAAALEGASLGIPSIAFSLDTSGEELNFTLAAEWAVRIARLVMRKGLPKGVLLNVNFPAGVPKGVMVTRLSTHHWEDTVVERLDPEGRPYYWIAGTPVGEEEEGTDLYAVRRGYISITPVSLDFTAADLLGEVARWVEEV; this is encoded by the coding sequence ATGCGCATCCTGGTTTCCAACGACGACGGCATCTTTTCCCCCGGGATCAAGGCCCTGGGCCTGGCCATGCGGGCTCTGGGGGAGGTTTGTGTGGTGGCCCCGGATGTGGAACAGTCCGCGGTGGGCCACGGGATCACCGTGAGGCGGCCCCTACGGTTCAAGCACACCGCCAGCGCGGGCTTCGGGGAGATCCCCGCCTACCGGGTGGACGGCACTCCTGCGGACTGCGTGGTGCTGGGTGTTCACCTTTTGGGCCGGCCCGATCTGGTGGTCTCCGGCATCAACATCGGGGTCAACCTGGGCTTGGACCTCACCCACTCGGGCACGGTGGCCGCGGCTTTGGAGGGTGCCTCCTTGGGCATTCCCTCCATCGCCTTCAGCCTGGACACCTCGGGGGAGGAGCTCAACTTCACCCTGGCGGCGGAGTGGGCGGTGAGGATCGCCCGCCTGGTGATGCGAAAGGGGCTTCCCAAGGGGGTTCTCCTCAACGTGAACTTCCCAGCGGGGGTGCCCAAAGGGGTCATGGTTACCCGGCTTTCCACCCACCACTGGGAGGACACGGTGGTGGAGCGCCTGGACCCCGAGGGGAGGCCCTACTACTGGATCGCCGGCACTCCCGTGGGGGAGGAGGAGGAGGGAACGGACCTTTACGCGGTGCGCAGGGGGTACATCTCCATCACCCCCGTGAGCCTGGATTTCACGGCGGCGGATCTGTTGGGTGAGGTGGCCCGCTGGGTGGAGGAAGTATGA
- the ispF gene encoding 2-C-methyl-D-erythritol 2,4-cyclodiphosphate synthase: MRLGYGEDSHRLIEGKPLYLCGLLIPSPHGALAHSDGDAPLHALTDALLSAFGLGDIGLLFPDTDPKWRGARSEVFLKEALRLVEERGGRLIQVSLAIILDQPKLSPHRQGLQENLSRLLGLPPDRIGLTFKTSEGLAVAHVQARAMVLLEG, translated from the coding sequence ATGCGCCTAGGTTACGGGGAGGATAGCCACCGCCTTATAGAGGGAAAACCCCTATACCTCTGCGGCCTCCTGATTCCAAGCCCCCACGGGGCCCTGGCCCACTCGGATGGGGACGCTCCCCTGCACGCCCTCACCGACGCCTTGCTCTCCGCCTTTGGCCTTGGGGATATCGGCCTCCTCTTCCCCGACACCGACCCCAAGTGGCGAGGAGCCCGCAGCGAGGTCTTTCTAAAGGAAGCCCTCCGCCTCGTTGAGGAAAGGGGGGGAAGGTTGATCCAGGTAAGCCTGGCCATCATCCTGGACCAGCCCAAGCTTTCCCCCCACCGGCAGGGCCTTCAGGAAAATCTCTCCCGGCTTCTTGGCCTACCCCCGGACCGCATCGGCCTTACCTTCAAGACCTCGGAGGGCCTGGCGGTAGCGCACGTGCAGGCCCGAGCCATGGTGCTTTTGGAGGGTTGA
- a CDS encoding DUF309 domain-containing protein — translation MEALGEAWRLLQEGQYFEAHEALEEIWREAQGEKRRFLQGLILLAAALHQAKTGRRGLRNLKKAEGKLLGFPSPYLGLDWRPLFEEARRRLGA, via the coding sequence GTGGAAGCCTTGGGTGAGGCCTGGCGTCTTTTGCAAGAGGGCCAATACTTTGAAGCACACGAGGCCCTGGAGGAAATCTGGCGGGAGGCGCAGGGAGAGAAACGGCGCTTTTTGCAGGGGCTCATCCTCCTGGCGGCGGCCCTGCACCAGGCCAAGACCGGGCGGAGAGGCCTGAGGAACCTGAAAAAGGCGGAAGGGAAACTCCTGGGCTTCCCCTCCCCCTACCTTGGCCTGGACTGGCGGCCCCTTTTTGAGGAAGCCCGGCGTAGACTTGGGGCGTGA